One stretch of Arachis hypogaea cultivar Tifrunner chromosome 20, arahy.Tifrunner.gnm2.J5K5, whole genome shotgun sequence DNA includes these proteins:
- the LOC112782324 gene encoding probable sphingolipid transporter spinster homolog 2 has protein sequence MAQNEIHDPEIKSQTSSQSVETNNTKSKPSSLETQMSTTSTMIPTTSWFTPKRLLALFCVINLLNYVDRGAIASNGVNGSRGTCTEGGTCTSGTGIQGDFNLNNFEDGVLSSAFMVGLLVASPIFASLAKSVNPFRLIGVGLSVWTVATLCCGFSFNFWSISVSRMLVGVGEASFISLAAPFIDDNAPVSQKTAWLAIFYMCIPTGYAIGYVYGGLVGSYIGWRSAFWIESVLMLPFAIAGFVMKPLQLKGLVPADSEKVLVPGTPLSEVSVMDTSNGKDESLSLKAEFSDKNSVDHSKSNSAAKMYDQFSRFFNDMKELLGDKVYVVNVLGYIAYNFVLGAYSYWGPKAGYNIYHMTDADLIFGGITIVCGILGTIAGGLVLDFMSNTLPNAFKLLSITTFIGAAFCFGAFLFRSMYGFLVLFAIGELLVFATQGPVNYVSLHCVKPSLRPLSMAISTVAIHIFGDVPSSPLVGVLQDCINNWRTTALILTSILFPAAGIWFIGIFLHSVDRFNEDDEQQESNVEGSSTMPLLQVNAGEISTSTQSQEP, from the exons ATGGCACAAAATGAAATTCATGACCCTGAAATAAAATCACAGACTTCATCTCAGTCTGTAGAGACCAACAACACAAAGTCAAAGCCTTCTTCTTTGGAGACACAAATGTCAACAACCTCAACCATGATCCCCACAACCTCATGGTTCACGCCCAAGAG gCTGCTGGCTCTATTTTGTGTGATTAATTTGTTAAACTATGTGGACCGTGGAGCAATAGCAAGCAATGGTGTCAATGGAAGCAGGGGAACTTGCACTGAAGGAGGTACCTGCACTTCTGGCACAGGAATACA AGGGGATTTTAACTTGAACAATTTTGAGGATGGAGTTTTATCATCCGCTTTTATGGTTGGACTTCTTGTGGCTTCTCCAATATTTGCTTCCCTAGCAAAGAG TGTAAATCCATTTAGACTTATAGGAGTTGGATTATCAGTTTGGACTGTTGCAACCTTATGTTgtggtttttcttttaatttctggtCTATTTCAGTCTCTCGCAT GTTGGTTGGTGTTGGAGAGGCTTCATTTATAAGTCTTGCAGCACCTTTCATCGACGACAATGCTCCAGTTTCTCAG AAAACAGCATGGCTCGCAATCTTTTACATGTGTATACCAACTGGATATGCAATTGGCTATGTTTATGGAGGTTTG GTTGGAAGTTATATTGGTTGGCGTTCTGCTTTCTGGATAGAATCTGTATTGATGCTTCCATTTGCTATTGCTGGGTTTGTTATGAAGCCTTTACAGTTGAAAG GTCTTGTTCCTGCTGATTCAGAAAAGGTACTTGTTCCCGGAACACCTCTGTCAGAAGTTTCAG TTATGGATACTTCCAATGGAAAAGATGAATCATTGTCCTTAAAGGCTGAGTTCAGTGATAAAAACTCAGTTGATCATTCCAA GTCGAATTCAGCAGCCAAAATGTACGACCAGTTCTCGCGATTTTTTAATGATATGAAAGAGCTTTTGGGTGATAAGGTTTATGTTGTCAATGTTTTAG GGTACATAGCATACAACTTTGTCCTAGGTGCATACTCATATTGGGGTCCGAAAGCCGGCTATAATATCTATCACATG ACTGATGCTGATTTGATATTTGGTGGAATTACAATTGTATGTGGAATACTTGGCACAATAGCTGGAGGCTTGGTTCTGGATTTCATGAGTAACACATTGCCAAATGCATTTAAG CTTCTCTCAATCACAACATTTATTGGTGCAGCATTTTGCTTTGGTGCTTTCTTATTCAGAAGCATGTACGGCTTCCTTGTGCTTTTCGCTATTGGTGAACTACTTGTTTTTGCTACTCAG GGTCCTGTGAATTATGTATCGCTCCATTGCGTTAAACCGAGTTTGAGGCCATTATCAATGGCTATATCCACAGTTGCTATTCACATCTTTGGAGATGTACCTTCCTCACCTCTTGTTGGAGTTCTCCAG GATTGTATTAACAACTGGAGAACAACTGCATTGATTCTTACATCTATACTTTTTCCAGCAGCTGGTATATGGTTTATAG GAATATTTCTGCATAGTGTGGATAGATTCAATGAAGATGAtgagcaacaagaatcaaatgtgGAAGGATCAAGCACCATGCCATTGCTTCAAGTGAATGCTGGAGAAATATCAACCTCTACTCAATCCCAAGAgccatga
- the LOC112782325 gene encoding soluble inorganic pyrophosphatase 6, chloroplastic, with product MAATRAIAIASNSTCSLIAKKPLTLNQKHFVVGGHHHALCFKTLKLSHSTSKRFYTCRAIYNPDLIVKEEGQPETLDYRVFFVDKSGKKVSPWHDIPLQLGDGAFNFIVEIPKESSAKMEVATDEAFTPIKQDTKKGKLRYYPYNINWNYGLLPQTWEDPSFANSEVEGAFGDNDPVDVVEIGDSRRKIGEVLRVKPLAALAMIDEGELDWKIVAISLDDPRASLVNDVNDVEKHFPGTLTAIRDWFRDYKIPDGKPANRFGLGNQAANKDYALKVIKETNESWSKLVKRSIPAGELSLV from the exons ATGGCGGCCACCAGAGCAATAGCAATAGCCAGCAACTCAACATGCTCCTTGATCGCCAAGAAGCCATTGACGCTTAACCAGAAGCACTTTGTTGTCGGTGGTCACCATCATGCTCTTTGCTTCAAGACCCTCAAGCTCTCTCATTCCACTTCTAAAAGGTTCTATACCTGCAGGGCCATCTACAACCCTGACCTTATCGTCAAGGAAGAAGGCCAACCTGAAACTCTCGATTACAGAGTCTTCTTCGTTGACAAATCTGGCAAAAag GTTTCTCCCTGGCATGATATCCCATTGCAGTTAGGTGATGGTGCTTTCAACTTCATTGTTGAAATTCCAAAAGAATCTAGTGCAAAGATGGAGGTTGCCACTGATGAAGCTTTCACTCCCATAAAGCAGGATACGAAGAAGGGGAAGCTTCGATATTATCC CTATAATATTAATTGGAACTATGGCTTACTCCCACAAACATGGGAAGATCCATCTTTTGCAAACTCTGAAGTTGAAGGAGCATTTGGAGATAATGATCCAG ttgaTGTCGTTGAGATCGGTGATAGCCGGAGGAAAATAGGCGAGGTTCTCAGGGTCAAACCCTTGGCTGCATTGGCCATGATTGATGAAGGGGAATTAGATTGGAAAATAGTTGCAATTTCGTTAGATGATCCAAGAGCTTCATTGGTGAATGATGTCAATGATGTTGAGAAGCATTTTCCG GGAACACTAACTGCAATCAGGGACTGGTTCAGAGACTACAAGATACCTGATGGAAAGCCTGCTAATAGATTTGGGCTTGGCAACCAGGCAGCAAATAAG GATTATGCACTTAAGGTCATAAAAGAAACCAATGAATCTTGGAGTAAACTTGTGAAGAGATCCATTCCTGCAGGAGAGCTGTCACTAGTGTAA
- the LOC112782326 gene encoding protein DMP9-like, whose amino-acid sequence MEPTEQKLGIKVYNATPPPPPQPHPSGLAPLTIIPDPGRKNKRAIMAKGVQKTISKTSLLGNFLPTGTLLTFEMVLPSIYKNGQCTQVHTLMIHTLLILCSLSCFFFHFTDSFHGPDGTVYYGFITPKGLSVFKPGIPVEVPKDDKYRVSFTDFVHAFMSVLVFVAIAFSDHRLTNCLFPGHKDDMDQAMESFPLMVGVVCSGLFLVFPNSRRGIGCMSA is encoded by the coding sequence ATGGAACCAACTGAACAAAAACTCGGAATCAAAGTCTATAATGCAacccctccaccaccaccacaaccacaTCCTTCCGGCCTGGCTCCCCTTACTATCATACCGGATCCAGGCCGGAAGAATAAGCGTGCGATCATGGCAAAGGGTGTCCAAAAGACAATTTCCAAGACCTCATTGCTAGGGAACTTCCTACCAACAGGAACACTCCTCACTTTTGAGATGGTCCTTCCATCAATCTACAAGAATGGTCAGTGCACTCAAGTCCACACATTGATGATCCACACCCTCCTAATTCTATGTTCACTCTCATGCTTCTTCTTTCACTTCACTGACAGTTTTCATGGCCCTGATGGAACCGTTTACTACGGTTTCATCACCCCTAAAGGGTTGTCAGTGTTCAAACCAGGGATTCCAGTGGAAGTTCCAAAGGATGATAAGTACAGAGTTTCCTTCACTGACTTTGTTCACGCGTTCATGTCAGTGTTGGTGTTCGTGGCAATTGCTTTCTCTGATCATAGGCTTACTAATTGTCTATTCCCGGGGCACAAGGATGACATGGATCAAGCCATGGAGAGTTTTCCATTGATGGTGGGAGTAGTTTGCAGTGGTTTGTTTCTTGTGTTTCCTAATTCCAGACGTGGAATTGGATGCATGTCTGCATGA